In the genome of Palaemon carinicauda isolate YSFRI2023 chromosome 15, ASM3689809v2, whole genome shotgun sequence, one region contains:
- the LOC137654393 gene encoding heme-binding protein 2-like, translating into MMKPIQLLAVFAVAFQLPSFLAAQGAFEVGEIAPYTIVKEAKNYEIRSYAPANWVCRDHTGDNFRNRDQAMSFFDLFDYITGQNSAETDIKMTAPVTVHTQNNFDAQGNSQYKMCFYLPAIHQANPPSPKNSAVYIENRPALILAARRFGGFVKGQRDWNEHKEALKADMKADNELDFDFDNFYGASYDSPYTFKDRRNEVWVAKLQ; encoded by the exons GCCGCCCAAGGTGCTTTTGAAGTAGGAGAAATTGCTCCTTATACCATCGTCAAGGAGGCAAAG AACTATGAAATACGCTCGTATGCCCCAGCAAATTGGGTTTGCCGTGACCACACTGGTGATAACTTCAGGAACAGAGACCAAGCTATGTCCTTCTTTGATCTCTTCGACTATATCACTGGTCAGAACTCAGCag AAACCGATATCAAGATGACCGCACCAGTGACTGTTCATACCCAAAACAACTTCGATGCCCAGGGCAACTCCCAATACAAGATGTGTTTCTACTTGCCTGCCATCCACCAGGCCAATCCCCCGAGCCCCAAGAACTCAGCCGTCTACATAGAGAATCGTCCGGCCCTCATCCTTGCAGCGAG ACGCTTCGGAGGCTTTGTTAAAGGGCAACGAGACTGGAATGAGCACAAGGAAGCGCTGAAGGCTGACATGAAGGCTGACAATGAACTGGATTTCGACTTTGATAATTTCTACGG ggCTTCATATGACTCACCTTATACATTCAAGGACAGGCGCAATGAAGTCTGGGTTGCAAAATTACAGTAA